One Malania oleifera isolate guangnan ecotype guangnan chromosome 9, ASM2987363v1, whole genome shotgun sequence DNA segment encodes these proteins:
- the LOC131163490 gene encoding uncharacterized protein LOC131163490, with product MESKDNTANAGGSSSEGAGYKASSDSTVPLSFAGSTDPIPAKNWIWEIEKILVILHCMDEQKMLYTTFKLTGEAEMCWESVRMLEEQKPVPVGMTWRHFREVFFERYYPAYVRNINMEEFMSLTQGQLTVQQYAARFMEPSHFASFMIPDEARKAWKFKKGLKKEILK from the exons ATGGAGTCCAAGGACAATACTGCTAATGCTGGAGGGAGTAGCAGTGAGGGAGCTGGCTATAAGGCTAGTAGTGACTCTACGGTG CCTCTTAGCTTCGCAGGGAGTACAGACCCGATCCCTGCGAAGAACTGGATTTGGGAAATTGAGAAGATTTTGGTTATTTTACATTGTATGGATGAGCAAAAAATGCTTTACACGACATTTAAGTTGACTGGAGAAGCCGAAATGTGCTGGGAATCGGTAAGGATGTTGGAGGAGCAGAAACCGGTACCAGTGGGGATGACGTGGAGACATTTTAGAGAAgtgttctttgagcggtactaTCCAGCCTATGTTAGGAATATAAATATGGAGGAGTTCATGAGCTTGACTCAGGGGCAGCTGACAGTTCAGCAGTACGCCGCCCGATTCATGGAGCCATCTCATTTTGCTTCTTTTATGATACCGGATGAGGCGAGGAAAGCTTGGAAGTTTAAGAAGGGTTTGAAGAAGGAAATCTTGAAGTAG